In one window of Gemmatimonadaceae bacterium DNA:
- a CDS encoding carboxypeptidase regulatory-like domain-containing protein codes for MMITRVFVRAAAVVMAIALFGSAPAHAQAGEVRGIVRDSSSGRPVAGAVVLALDALGATLGRTISGERGQYRLTRPEATMLVRAVRLGFRPTTERLPLVRAEVMTVDLTLVNVPRTLEAMDVTAARGCPSRADRTDAYALLDQARAGLLATIVARERQPAKLHVLRYERYLDLDGIEVERQIVRMDSSRNATTSFNAVHDAIDFVDRGFRAGTPGQYTYFGPDADVLLDERFQRGYCFSLAAADTARATQVGLRFTAANRRDGRVDIDGTLWIDTAARSLRDIDFRYVGVEALAEAFNAGGRVGFRTLNNGVPFIDQWSLRLVGAPDTMVTDAGVSSQIYAVREIGGELARAQWPEGATWNGPLSALHVTAVTRSGEPAAGATLNLLGTDYRVTTDKTGRATFEYILPGPYTVVVDDPRLTTLALQIPTGRTLTARRASSALVRVEVPTAEDFVGAMCDRDAPKPDEAWLLSRVVASDGRPVTGARWRVSEADGSRWRVVSDNGLTGSNGLVAVCRGLARGTSAEVASWRDPKEAVRVQRMLEDPLTVVRVALPTHAPVVAAIRRPVASGPTVTVAGSVKDSVTGALVPDARVTFLGTPFEGATDSSGTFVVGGVARGEYTVEVSTPWLDSIGAVSRASVTVSEKPSPLVLFVPSLAAILSATCGSPDVSAFIIGRVSAKGTALPAGLRVVAEWSDIADSTRVPPDSRAPRVAWMQTPLEANGTFRLCGVPAGMRLALRTESDSISAWASQPSTVQLSAERRFARADLQLDSTVVAYASFSGTVISDTTGVPIENAEVTITDIGRTVLTNRRGGFRVSDIPLGAHVVSVKRVGYAPMMTTIDFAVNRAVDQRVLLTRATTLATFTVGADGIPAAFEERRKAGIGRYLGREELDKQRGRRLGDVLTQVSGFGAASQAAGHAWVVGKRAPTHLLPNSQTSTGPNAKSIGCGSATAATKDLLGAPPPCTFSMDDLRNQGYYCPTPSDQAQGIRACACFAQVYLDDRLLNTSRPTEPFDANSIPVEDIAGVEFYASAASTPGRYSSPNAVCGVMLVWTRRR; via the coding sequence ATGATGATCACCAGAGTGTTCGTGCGCGCGGCAGCGGTTGTCATGGCGATCGCGCTGTTCGGATCCGCGCCGGCGCACGCTCAGGCGGGCGAGGTCCGCGGGATTGTGCGCGACAGCAGCTCCGGCCGTCCCGTGGCCGGCGCCGTGGTGTTGGCGCTCGACGCGCTCGGCGCGACGCTCGGCCGGACCATTTCCGGTGAGCGAGGCCAGTATCGCCTGACCCGTCCTGAGGCGACCATGCTGGTGCGCGCCGTGCGACTGGGCTTTCGCCCAACCACCGAGCGGTTGCCGCTGGTGCGCGCCGAAGTGATGACGGTCGATCTCACCCTGGTGAACGTACCGCGAACGTTGGAGGCGATGGACGTGACGGCGGCGCGCGGCTGCCCCTCTCGCGCCGATCGCACCGACGCGTACGCCTTGCTGGATCAGGCCCGCGCCGGCCTGCTGGCCACGATTGTCGCCCGTGAACGACAGCCGGCCAAGCTGCACGTGCTGCGGTACGAGCGGTATCTCGATCTGGATGGTATCGAGGTCGAGCGGCAAATCGTGCGGATGGATTCATCACGCAATGCCACCACGTCGTTCAACGCCGTGCATGATGCGATCGATTTCGTCGATCGTGGCTTCCGGGCCGGGACGCCGGGGCAATACACCTATTTTGGCCCCGACGCCGACGTGCTGCTCGACGAGCGATTCCAGCGCGGATATTGCTTCAGCCTCGCCGCGGCCGATACCGCGCGCGCGACGCAAGTCGGTCTGCGTTTCACCGCCGCCAATCGCCGCGACGGACGCGTGGACATCGATGGCACACTGTGGATTGATACCGCCGCCCGGTCGCTGCGCGACATCGACTTCCGGTATGTCGGCGTTGAGGCACTGGCCGAAGCGTTCAATGCCGGTGGTCGAGTGGGATTTCGCACGTTGAACAACGGCGTGCCGTTCATCGACCAGTGGTCGTTGCGACTGGTGGGCGCCCCGGACACCATGGTCACCGATGCCGGGGTCTCGTCGCAGATTTACGCCGTGCGTGAGATTGGCGGTGAACTGGCGCGCGCGCAGTGGCCCGAAGGGGCCACGTGGAACGGTCCGCTCAGCGCGCTGCATGTCACGGCGGTCACCCGCAGCGGCGAGCCCGCAGCCGGTGCAACACTCAATTTGCTGGGGACCGACTATCGCGTGACCACCGACAAGACCGGTCGTGCGACCTTCGAGTACATCCTGCCGGGGCCCTACACCGTGGTGGTGGACGACCCGCGACTGACGACGCTCGCCCTCCAGATTCCCACCGGTCGAACGCTGACCGCTCGTCGCGCATCTTCGGCACTGGTGCGGGTCGAAGTGCCCACCGCCGAGGATTTCGTAGGGGCCATGTGCGACCGGGATGCACCCAAACCCGATGAGGCATGGCTGTTGTCCCGGGTGGTGGCCAGCGATGGGCGACCCGTGACGGGCGCCAGATGGCGCGTGAGCGAAGCGGACGGTTCACGGTGGCGCGTGGTGTCAGACAACGGACTGACGGGCTCCAACGGCCTTGTGGCCGTCTGTCGGGGTCTGGCACGGGGCACCTCCGCCGAAGTCGCCTCGTGGCGCGATCCCAAGGAGGCCGTACGGGTCCAACGGATGCTTGAGGACCCGCTGACCGTGGTGCGCGTGGCCCTGCCGACGCACGCGCCGGTTGTCGCGGCCATCAGGCGACCGGTCGCCTCAGGACCCACGGTCACGGTGGCTGGCTCAGTCAAGGACTCGGTGACCGGCGCGCTCGTTCCCGATGCTCGCGTCACGTTCCTGGGCACACCGTTTGAGGGGGCGACCGATTCATCCGGGACGTTTGTGGTGGGTGGCGTGGCGCGTGGCGAATACACCGTGGAGGTCAGCACGCCGTGGCTCGACTCCATCGGCGCGGTGTCGCGCGCCAGCGTGACGGTGTCGGAGAAGCCGTCGCCGCTGGTGTTGTTCGTGCCATCGTTGGCGGCGATTCTGTCCGCCACCTGCGGATCGCCTGATGTTTCGGCGTTTATCATTGGCCGTGTCAGTGCCAAAGGCACCGCATTGCCCGCCGGGCTTCGCGTGGTCGCCGAATGGTCAGACATCGCCGACTCCACTCGTGTGCCGCCGGATTCGCGTGCCCCGCGCGTCGCCTGGATGCAAACGCCACTCGAGGCCAACGGCACGTTCCGACTGTGCGGCGTGCCTGCGGGCATGCGGCTGGCCCTTCGCACCGAATCCGACAGCATCAGTGCATGGGCCTCACAGCCATCGACGGTGCAATTATCCGCCGAGCGCCGATTTGCCAGAGCCGACCTCCAGCTCGACTCCACCGTCGTCGCGTACGCGTCTTTCAGCGGCACGGTCATTTCCGATACCACCGGCGTGCCCATCGAGAATGCCGAAGTTACCATCACCGACATTGGTCGAACGGTACTCACCAACCGGCGCGGTGGATTTCGCGTGAGCGATATTCCGCTGGGCGCCCATGTGGTGAGTGTCAAGCGCGTCGGGTATGCACCGATGATGACGACCATCGATTTCGCCGTCAATCGCGCGGTCGATCAGCGTGTGCTGCTCACTCGCGCGACCACGCTGGCCACGTTCACCGTTGGGGCCGACGGTATTCCGGCCGCCTTCGAGGAGCGCCGCAAAGCGGGCATCGGACGGTATCTGGGGCGCGAGGAACTCGACAAACAGCGTGGTCGGCGATTGGGCGATGTGCTCACCCAGGTTTCCGGCTTCGGGGCGGCGTCACAGGCCGCCGGACACGCGTGGGTGGTGGGGAAACGCGCGCCAACGCATCTGCTGCCAAACTCCCAAACGTCAACCGGACCCAATGCCAAGTCGATCGGCTGCGGCTCGGCCACGGCGGCCACCAAGGACCTTCTTGGCGCGCCGCCGCCGTGCACCTTCAGCATGGACGATTTGCGCAATCAGGGGTACTACTGCCCGACGCCATCCGACCAGGCCCAGGGCATCAGGGCCTGTGCCTGCTTCGCCCAGGTGTACCTGGACGACCGGCTCCTCAACACCTCGCGGCCCACCGAACCCTTCGACGCCAACAGTATTCCGGTGGAAGACATCGCCGGTGTCGAGTTCTATGCTTCGGCGGCCTCAACCCCCGGTCGCTACAGTTCGCCCAACGCCGTGTGCGGCGTGATGCTGGTCTGGACGCGGCGACGATAG
- a CDS encoding carboxypeptidase regulatory-like domain-containing protein, with protein MHRVASSLLALSIALGSAGAQAASTTRVTVNGLAFDSLRGAPLANAFVMIEGRSRSTTSDAKGRFSFDTLPPGTYTFAMQHAVFDSLGLSGATTRAVVTDGKALVTLAVPSFATLWRAVCGGVPVPVSDSGLVYGNIRDAKQQRPVAQASVEVSWLDLVNLGTKQSSNVTQRRWKSEAQADAQGGYAVCGVPLQTQLRIRANYLMNRTGLIDLPPSSDRVRRRDLMLAGTALTDSLLRGAVGGVVTDADGKPVPGARVILDDVSEARTDADGRFTLRDAPTGSRQVDVAAIGMSPISSVVDIAAGDTAFFAATLRTITHLEALNITASTTRRRAAVLFDERRKLGLGSFLDSSTIGRRGTLGAAFAAVKGVTVQTMSGNGRRFNIYLPSTGLDPCLAMLLLDGAQQFDHEILGTLSPADIAAIEVYPQRLTVPVELMNKEIRCGVVAVWTKRAFR; from the coding sequence ATGCATCGTGTGGCGTCATCCCTGCTGGCATTGAGCATCGCGCTGGGCTCGGCAGGTGCACAAGCCGCGTCAACCACTCGCGTGACCGTCAACGGCCTCGCGTTCGACAGCCTGCGCGGCGCACCGCTGGCCAATGCGTTCGTGATGATTGAAGGACGTTCGCGCAGCACCACCAGCGACGCCAAGGGACGCTTCAGCTTCGATACGCTGCCGCCGGGGACGTACACCTTTGCCATGCAGCACGCGGTGTTCGACAGTCTGGGGTTGTCCGGTGCGACCACGCGCGCGGTGGTGACTGATGGCAAGGCCCTGGTGACACTCGCGGTGCCGTCGTTCGCCACACTGTGGCGCGCGGTGTGCGGTGGCGTGCCGGTGCCGGTCAGCGACAGCGGACTGGTATATGGGAACATCCGCGATGCGAAGCAGCAGCGTCCGGTGGCGCAAGCCTCGGTAGAAGTGTCGTGGCTGGATCTGGTGAATCTGGGGACCAAACAGTCCAGCAATGTCACACAGCGCCGCTGGAAGAGTGAAGCGCAGGCCGATGCGCAGGGTGGCTACGCGGTGTGCGGGGTGCCGCTGCAAACGCAGCTGCGCATCCGCGCCAACTACCTGATGAATCGCACAGGGCTCATCGATCTTCCCCCCAGCAGCGATCGCGTGCGGCGGCGGGACCTCATGCTGGCCGGCACGGCACTGACCGACTCCCTGTTGCGCGGTGCGGTTGGCGGCGTCGTCACCGACGCCGACGGCAAGCCGGTGCCGGGCGCCCGCGTGATCCTTGACGACGTCAGCGAAGCGCGCACCGATGCGGACGGTCGCTTCACACTGCGCGACGCGCCCACCGGCAGTCGTCAGGTTGATGTGGCGGCCATCGGCATGTCGCCGATATCAAGTGTGGTGGATATCGCGGCCGGTGACACGGCCTTCTTTGCGGCGACGCTGCGCACAATTACACACCTTGAAGCCCTGAATATTACGGCATCAACGACCCGTCGTCGTGCCGCCGTACTGTTCGACGAACGGCGGAAACTGGGTTTGGGTTCATTCCTCGACTCCAGCACGATCGGCCGCCGCGGCACGCTAGGGGCGGCGTTTGCCGCTGTGAAGGGCGTGACGGTGCAGACGATGTCAGGCAACGGACGACGATTCAACATCTACTTGCCTTCCACCGGCCTTGACCCGTGTCTGGCGATGTTGCTCCTGGATGGGGCGCAGCAGTTCGATCACGAGATCCTGGGGACCCTGTCCCCGGCGGACATAGCCGCTATTGAGGTGTACCCTCAGCGGCTGACGGTACCGGTCGAACTGATGAACAAGGAGATCCGATGCGGCGTGGTCGCGGTGTGGACCAAGCGCGCCTTTCGCTGA
- a CDS encoding CRTAC1 family protein, with product MSFATPVSDSTPSWLLTRADQERAMASGSATRHDFRFRDEREASGITFVNRIVDDAGKAYKAVHYDHGTAVCAADVDGDDRTDVFFVSQRGSSELWRNEGRGRFSNITTTAGLSSMDQIGVGCAFGDIDNDGHPDLFVTTVRHGNRLYHNSGSGTFTNVTTKAGVGYSGHSSGALFFDYDGDGLLDLFVTNVGRYTSKDTGSGGYHIGVDDAFMGHLHPDRAEASILYRNRGGMHFEDVSRSTGLVDLSWSGDATIIDVDDDGRPDLYAPNMQGENHLWHNVGGLRFRDATAQWFPQTPFGAMGVKAFDFNGDGRLDLYVTDMHSDMIDMIDPMDWIGKARKSDPTHVMDGMLPTGRAKLMFGNALFANRGTGTSFAEVSDSLGVETYWPWGPSVDDVNADGWDDIFVVNSMNFPYPYATNDLFLNEAGRSFLPAAFTLGVEPRRNGATEQEWFTAECGPNGADRHSKACQSCAQPNAAESGCRMDANGRATMTATRGTRSAVIFDVDGDGDLDIITNEFNAPPQVLLSNLSAKHAAHWLTVRLRGTTSNRQSVGAQVTIVLRDGRRILKVNDGQSGYLSHSDLPLYFGLGAADAAASLEVRWPSGKRQRISGPIVSGTRMEVVEP from the coding sequence ATGTCGTTCGCGACGCCGGTTTCGGATAGCACACCGTCCTGGTTGTTAACTCGAGCTGATCAGGAACGCGCCATGGCATCTGGCTCGGCCACGCGGCATGACTTCCGGTTCAGGGACGAACGGGAAGCGAGCGGCATCACGTTCGTAAATCGAATTGTGGATGATGCGGGAAAGGCCTACAAGGCGGTGCACTATGATCACGGCACAGCCGTGTGCGCCGCCGACGTGGATGGAGACGATCGAACCGACGTGTTCTTTGTGTCGCAGCGTGGTTCGAGTGAACTCTGGAGGAACGAAGGCCGCGGCAGGTTTTCGAACATCACGACGACAGCCGGCCTGTCCAGCATGGATCAAATCGGCGTTGGCTGTGCATTCGGTGACATCGACAACGACGGACATCCGGATTTGTTTGTCACGACGGTCCGTCACGGGAACCGACTGTACCACAACAGTGGCAGCGGAACGTTTACCAATGTCACCACCAAAGCGGGAGTAGGATACTCCGGACATTCCTCAGGGGCGCTATTCTTCGACTACGACGGTGACGGATTGCTGGACCTGTTCGTGACCAACGTTGGGCGCTATACCAGCAAGGATACCGGCAGTGGGGGATACCATATCGGCGTCGATGATGCCTTCATGGGTCACCTGCACCCCGATCGCGCGGAGGCGAGTATCCTGTACCGCAATCGCGGCGGCATGCATTTCGAAGATGTATCGAGAAGCACCGGGCTGGTGGACCTGAGCTGGAGCGGCGATGCCACCATCATCGACGTCGACGATGACGGCCGCCCGGACCTGTACGCGCCCAATATGCAAGGTGAGAACCACCTGTGGCACAATGTAGGGGGCCTGCGATTTCGCGACGCTACAGCGCAGTGGTTCCCGCAGACACCGTTTGGTGCGATGGGCGTCAAGGCATTCGATTTCAACGGAGACGGTCGGCTCGATCTGTATGTGACCGACATGCATTCCGACATGATCGACATGATCGACCCGATGGATTGGATTGGCAAGGCGCGCAAGTCCGATCCCACCCACGTCATGGACGGCATGCTGCCGACCGGTCGCGCAAAACTGATGTTCGGCAATGCGCTCTTCGCCAATCGTGGCACTGGGACCTCATTCGCCGAGGTGTCCGACTCGCTGGGAGTGGAGACGTACTGGCCGTGGGGACCGAGTGTCGACGACGTGAATGCGGACGGCTGGGACGACATCTTCGTGGTCAACAGTATGAACTTCCCGTATCCGTACGCGACCAACGACTTGTTCCTCAACGAGGCCGGGCGGAGTTTCCTGCCGGCGGCATTCACGCTGGGTGTGGAGCCACGACGCAACGGTGCAACCGAACAGGAGTGGTTTACTGCGGAGTGTGGTCCGAATGGCGCCGACCGCCACAGCAAGGCGTGTCAGTCGTGTGCGCAGCCAAACGCGGCCGAGTCCGGGTGTCGGATGGATGCGAATGGGAGGGCCACCATGACGGCAACGCGCGGCACACGTTCGGCGGTCATCTTCGACGTGGATGGGGACGGCGATCTTGATATCATCACCAATGAATTCAATGCGCCACCACAAGTGCTGCTCAGTAATCTTTCTGCCAAGCATGCGGCTCACTGGCTGACTGTGCGCCTTCGCGGCACTACGTCGAACCGACAGAGCGTAGGGGCTCAGGTGACCATCGTTCTCCGGGATGGCCGCCGGATTCTCAAGGTGAACGACGGGCAGTCTGGCTACCTGTCACACAGCGATCTCCCCTTGTACTTCGGGCTCGGCGCGGCCGATGCAGCGGCGTCGCTTGAGGTAAGGTGGCCCAGCGGCAAGCGCCAGCGTATTTCCGGTCCAATCGTATCGGGGACGCGTATGGAGGTTGTCGAGCCCTGA
- a CDS encoding DUF4397 domain-containing protein — MQAQLVFPSMEYFMRRILRLTVIGLVVGSTMSACKPEEVIQTENIPTAGVRFINAVPDSSGAFGLDFRFVDLVESNAQFRVTFRNNPTTAGGITAATLTQYKNARAGSRRFVVFLDDTIQAIASTKLKDSTLTLEAGKNYTVIMWGAGRAGQMKVKVIEETLTDPGAKVAVRVINATGAAIDASQYASVGTAPATPTWANIAPFSASSYALVDPSTTASLIRLKVRAAGGTTDLFPDMTALRGALATSSLGAGGKLDISSIPGTDVAGSAVSLIVFPASTVGARTPQTAAFLVPAGAFVWDRRPPIGF, encoded by the coding sequence ATGCAGGCACAACTCGTTTTTCCATCCATGGAGTATTTCATGCGACGCATTCTTCGGCTCACGGTGATTGGCCTCGTAGTTGGCAGCACCATGAGCGCGTGCAAACCAGAAGAGGTTATCCAGACGGAGAATATTCCGACGGCTGGTGTACGGTTCATCAATGCCGTACCTGACAGCTCGGGAGCATTTGGTCTCGATTTCCGCTTCGTAGATCTTGTTGAGAGCAACGCACAGTTCCGAGTCACCTTTCGGAACAATCCGACGACGGCTGGTGGCATAACCGCCGCGACGCTGACGCAGTACAAGAATGCGCGGGCCGGCAGTCGCCGCTTCGTGGTGTTTCTGGACGACACCATTCAGGCGATCGCCTCGACGAAACTGAAGGATTCGACGCTAACACTTGAGGCCGGGAAAAACTACACGGTCATCATGTGGGGGGCAGGTCGCGCAGGCCAAATGAAGGTCAAGGTCATCGAAGAGACGCTGACTGACCCGGGTGCCAAGGTGGCAGTGCGCGTGATCAACGCCACGGGTGCGGCGATCGACGCTTCGCAGTATGCAAGCGTCGGTACGGCCCCAGCGACGCCCACATGGGCAAACATTGCGCCTTTCAGCGCGTCAAGCTATGCGCTAGTGGACCCGAGTACCACAGCGTCACTTATCAGGTTAAAGGTTCGTGCCGCAGGTGGCACAACGGATCTGTTTCCGGATATGACTGCACTTCGCGGAGCGTTGGCGACGTCCAGCCTGGGTGCCGGCGGCAAGCTCGATATCTCGTCAATCCCCGGAACAGATGTCGCAGGATCGGCCGTTAGCCTGATCGTGTTCCCTGCATCGACGGTTGGAGCGAGAACGCCCCAGACTGCGGCGTTCCTGGTACCGGCTGGGGCGTTCGTGTGGGATCGACGTCCACCCATCGGATTCTAA